The following coding sequences lie in one Gemmatimonadota bacterium genomic window:
- a CDS encoding ADOP family duplicated permease — MDEDREGRRIEEELAHHLAELTDELVRSGLTLEQARREAARRFGDPGQVARRTRQVSRGGVLATFAGLRSDLTHATRALARAPVFAVGVMLTLALTLAACVTVFSLVWQVLLRPLAIADPDSLVILLERMPEEGIEASPTSAATFQDWQRDLRMAGRLVAWEWDSWTLADPERPEELIGVRMSPDTWTVLGITPALGRTFTADDDIVEGTNPAVMLSHGYWQRRFGGDATAVGRTVRIDGRDHEVVGILPPRLEVLSAQAEIFLPTAFRPEDPTNRGGRTLTAAARVAPGANVGRLSAEIAALTERYSELYPTSARGWSAHAQPVGEYLLSTTRPRLLAASAGVALLLLVAVVNLANLFLVRTSDRRSDTAVRAALGASGLRLLAVPVLEALLLAFGGAVAGLLLAWGLGGWLVDALGPTLPRSFEAAPGLPAVVVGVTAALCIALTAGMVPAWWTERSRSASSGLALGSRRATRRGTRSRQGLAVAQLGLSAVLLVAAGLLIRTVQAVGAIDVGFAPTGAVAARVSLDGSRHQGREGQRVYYDRLLARVRAIPGVRAAGLTSALPMDPVAANFDLPTRKDASVPWSEAPQVDFRIASPGLDRALGLRILEGRFFDDRDRGGPPVAVVNRSLAESFWPGESAVGKPIQNVWRQDAFFEVIGVVEDTRFYGPTASLRREMFYPSDQVGWGFMTVVARVDGPAARFVAELAGAVSDVDALLPPQATFPVETLVTATTASQRFYAALLAAFALLAVSLAATGVYAVLAYGVRLRRRELGVRLAMGATRRQVTSLVVRSGVLMGVSGAALGVLGAIPATRLVRGMLYGVTPVDPTTFGVVAGLLVLVAIAACVDPAARAARLDPARILQDD; from the coding sequence ATGGACGAAGACCGGGAGGGCCGGCGCATCGAAGAGGAGCTCGCTCACCACCTCGCCGAACTGACGGACGAGCTGGTACGCTCCGGACTGACGCTGGAGCAAGCTCGACGGGAGGCGGCGAGACGGTTCGGTGATCCCGGTCAGGTGGCGAGACGTACGCGACAGGTGTCCCGTGGGGGCGTTCTCGCGACGTTCGCGGGGCTCCGTTCCGATCTCACCCATGCGACTCGCGCCCTGGCACGCGCTCCGGTCTTCGCCGTGGGGGTGATGCTGACTCTGGCACTGACGCTGGCGGCGTGTGTCACGGTGTTCAGCCTGGTCTGGCAGGTCCTGCTCCGGCCGCTCGCCATCGCCGACCCGGACTCCTTGGTCATCCTGCTCGAACGCATGCCGGAGGAGGGGATCGAGGCGAGCCCCACGTCGGCAGCCACGTTCCAGGATTGGCAGCGCGATCTGCGCATGGCGGGGCGCCTGGTCGCTTGGGAATGGGACTCATGGACCCTCGCGGATCCGGAGCGCCCCGAAGAACTCATCGGCGTTCGCATGTCTCCCGATACCTGGACGGTATTGGGAATCACACCCGCACTCGGTAGGACGTTCACGGCGGACGACGACATTGTGGAGGGGACCAACCCCGCGGTGATGCTCTCCCACGGGTACTGGCAGCGCCGTTTCGGCGGGGACGCCACCGCCGTAGGGCGGACTGTGCGCATCGATGGACGCGACCATGAGGTCGTTGGCATCCTGCCCCCTCGTCTGGAGGTGCTGTCGGCGCAGGCAGAGATCTTCCTGCCGACCGCCTTTCGGCCGGAGGATCCGACCAATCGAGGGGGGCGCACGCTCACCGCGGCCGCCCGAGTGGCGCCCGGCGCAAACGTAGGCCGCTTGTCCGCCGAAATCGCGGCACTGACCGAGCGCTACTCCGAGCTGTACCCTACGTCGGCTCGCGGCTGGAGCGCCCACGCGCAGCCGGTCGGGGAGTACCTTCTGAGTACCACCCGTCCGCGCCTGCTCGCGGCCAGCGCCGGGGTTGCGCTGTTGTTGCTCGTCGCGGTTGTGAATCTGGCGAATCTCTTCTTGGTGCGGACGTCCGATCGACGGAGTGACACGGCGGTCCGTGCCGCCCTTGGAGCGAGCGGCCTTCGGTTGCTGGCGGTCCCTGTCCTGGAAGCGCTGCTTCTGGCGTTCGGGGGTGCGGTGGCTGGCCTACTGCTGGCCTGGGGCCTGGGAGGCTGGCTCGTCGATGCGTTGGGGCCCACGCTGCCGCGTTCGTTCGAGGCAGCACCTGGTCTGCCGGCGGTCGTGGTAGGCGTCACGGCGGCGCTCTGTATCGCGTTGACGGCAGGTATGGTGCCCGCTTGGTGGACTGAACGTAGTCGGAGTGCATCGTCCGGGCTCGCACTCGGCAGCCGCCGCGCCACCCGGCGGGGCACGCGCTCCCGTCAGGGACTCGCCGTCGCTCAGCTCGGATTGAGCGCGGTGCTGTTGGTGGCTGCGGGGCTGCTGATCCGAACCGTACAGGCGGTGGGTGCCATCGACGTCGGCTTCGCCCCCACTGGCGCGGTCGCGGCGCGCGTCTCGCTGGACGGATCACGCCATCAAGGGCGGGAGGGTCAGCGTGTCTACTACGATCGGCTCCTCGCGCGAGTACGTGCGATCCCGGGTGTGCGCGCGGCCGGACTCACATCCGCCCTTCCCATGGATCCGGTGGCGGCCAACTTCGACCTCCCCACGCGCAAAGACGCTTCGGTCCCCTGGAGCGAGGCACCTCAGGTGGATTTCCGCATCGCCTCCCCCGGTCTGGACAGGGCGCTGGGGCTCAGGATTCTCGAAGGGCGCTTCTTCGACGATCGTGATCGAGGCGGCCCTCCGGTGGCCGTGGTGAACCGTTCGCTCGCTGAGTCCTTCTGGCCCGGAGAGAGCGCCGTCGGCAAGCCGATCCAGAACGTCTGGCGTCAGGACGCGTTCTTCGAGGTGATCGGAGTCGTCGAGGACACTCGCTTCTATGGTCCGACCGCATCCCTCCGTCGCGAGATGTTTTATCCTTCCGATCAGGTGGGCTGGGGGTTCATGACCGTCGTGGCGCGGGTGGACGGCCCTGCCGCGCGCTTCGTTGCCGAGCTCGCAGGTGCCGTTTCCGATGTGGACGCACTGCTACCTCCGCAGGCCACCTTCCCCGTCGAGACCCTGGTGACGGCGACCACGGCCAGTCAGCGCTTCTACGCCGCGCTGCTCGCGGCGTTCGCCCTGCTGGCCGTTTCGCTCGCCGCGACCGGTGTCTACGCCGTGCTGGCCTATGGCGTGCGACTACGGCGGCGCGAGTTGGGCGTACGCCTGGCCATGGGCGCTACCCGGCGCCAGGTGACCTCCCTGGTGGTACGGAGCGGAGTCCTGATGGGTGTCTCGGGCGCGGCCCTGGGCGTCCTCGGGGCGATTCCGGCTACACGCCTTGTCCGCGGCATGCTGTACGGCGTCAC